From a region of the Methylomonas rapida genome:
- the truA gene encoding tRNA pseudouridine(38-40) synthase TruA, with protein sequence MPRIVLGIEYDGSAYAGWQWQAGKRTLQGELQAALSKIAAEPVTVHCAGRTDAGVHALEQIVHFDCEVPRDLRAWLMGGNSQLPDDIRIIWVKLAIGDFHARYSAIARFYRYVILNRAMKSALLRTQATWCYQPLDADKMHEAAQHLIGEHDFSSFRAQGCQSKSPNRLMHFIDVYRQDDRVIIDICANAFLHHMVRNIAGVLIEIGSGKQPVDWTAQLLAIKDRAQAAMTAPPHGLHLGGVFYPDCYGIAKHPLFNKLPVDARRFD encoded by the coding sequence ATGCCCCGCATCGTTTTAGGCATCGAATACGACGGTAGCGCCTATGCCGGCTGGCAATGGCAGGCGGGTAAACGCACGTTGCAGGGCGAGTTGCAGGCAGCCTTGAGCAAGATCGCCGCTGAGCCGGTCACGGTGCATTGCGCGGGCCGCACCGATGCCGGCGTGCATGCCCTGGAGCAGATCGTGCATTTCGATTGTGAGGTGCCGCGGGACTTGCGCGCTTGGCTGATGGGCGGTAACAGCCAGTTGCCGGACGATATCCGCATTATTTGGGTGAAGCTTGCCATCGGCGATTTTCACGCCCGTTACAGCGCGATTGCCCGGTTTTATCGTTATGTGATCTTGAACCGGGCCATGAAGTCGGCCCTGCTGCGCACGCAGGCGACCTGGTGTTATCAGCCGCTCGACGCCGACAAAATGCATGAAGCCGCGCAACATTTGATCGGCGAGCACGATTTTTCGTCGTTCAGGGCGCAAGGTTGCCAGTCCAAAAGCCCCAATCGATTGATGCATTTCATCGACGTTTATCGGCAGGATGACAGGGTCATCATCGACATCTGCGCGAATGCGTTTTTGCATCACATGGTTAGAAATATCGCTGGCGTGTTGATCGAGATCGGCAGCGGCAAGCAGCCGGTCGATTGGACCGCCCAGTTGCTGGCGATCAAGGATAGGGCGCAAGCAGCGATGACCGCGCCGCCGCACGGCTTGCACCTGGGTGGCGTGTTTTATCCCGATTGCTACGGGATTGCGAAACATCCCTTGTTTAATAAATTACCGGTGGATGCGCGACGGTTTGATTGA
- a CDS encoding V-type ATP synthase subunit A has product MNSQNFAAATARVIAVQDDIISLEAIGETPLTKNEVVYILPSRCETKHQERLKAEVLRIYGNRADAQVYESTLGVAVGDPVEQSGQLLSVELGPGLLGQVFDGLQNPLDLLATEFGYFLPRGVDLPSLDHNCKWAFTPCVQLGTKLHAGAALGTVQERRFTHKIMVPFDIAGEVEVTWIQAGNVTIDEPVAKIRLANGKEQTVMLKQRWPVRKPLSQDLLRNNLNQRQYPTEPLITHLRLVDTFFPIARGGTGCIPGPFGAGKTVLQSLIARNSEVDIVIVVACGERAGEVVETITEFPLMTDPKTGGSLMDRTIIICNTSSMPVAAREASIYTGITLGEYYRQMGLNVLLLADSTSRWAQAMRETSGRLEEIPGEEAFPAYLDSSIKNIYERAGVISNADGSSGSLTMIGTVSPAGGNFEEPVTQSTLNTVKAFLGLSADRAYKRFYPAVDPLLSWSRYLEQLNPWYQRHLAPDWTTHAQQVLQLLSRGNSVHEMIQVAGEEGVTMEDFVIYQQATFVDMVYLQQDAFDPVDVSVPLERQKETFMLIVKIIGSKRQFSDQSHVRDFFTQLTGLFKNLNYAVWQSTEYKQLWGKIEAML; this is encoded by the coding sequence ATGAACTCACAAAACTTTGCGGCAGCTACTGCCCGTGTAATCGCCGTGCAGGATGACATTATCTCGCTCGAAGCCATCGGCGAAACGCCGCTGACCAAGAACGAGGTCGTTTACATTTTGCCAAGCCGCTGCGAGACCAAGCATCAAGAACGCCTGAAAGCCGAGGTATTGCGCATTTATGGCAACCGGGCCGACGCACAGGTTTACGAAAGCACACTGGGAGTCGCGGTCGGCGATCCGGTCGAGCAAAGCGGTCAATTGTTATCGGTGGAATTGGGGCCTGGCTTGTTGGGGCAGGTATTCGACGGCTTGCAAAATCCGCTGGATTTGTTGGCCACCGAATTCGGATATTTTCTGCCGCGCGGCGTTGATTTGCCTTCACTGGATCATAATTGCAAATGGGCCTTCACCCCTTGCGTGCAACTGGGCACGAAATTACACGCGGGCGCGGCCCTGGGTACCGTGCAGGAACGCCGTTTCACGCACAAGATCATGGTGCCGTTCGATATCGCCGGCGAAGTCGAGGTCACCTGGATACAGGCCGGCAATGTCACGATAGACGAGCCGGTGGCCAAAATACGCCTGGCCAATGGCAAGGAACAAACGGTCATGCTGAAACAACGCTGGCCGGTGCGCAAACCCTTGTCGCAAGATTTGTTGCGCAATAACTTGAATCAAAGACAATACCCTACTGAACCCTTGATCACGCATTTGCGCCTGGTCGATACCTTCTTTCCCATTGCCCGCGGTGGAACCGGTTGCATTCCGGGCCCCTTCGGCGCCGGCAAAACCGTTTTGCAAAGCCTGATCGCGCGCAATTCGGAAGTCGACATCGTCATCGTGGTCGCCTGTGGCGAACGGGCCGGCGAAGTGGTCGAAACCATCACCGAATTTCCGTTGATGACCGACCCCAAAACGGGCGGCTCGTTGATGGATAGAACCATCATCATCTGCAATACCTCGTCGATGCCCGTCGCCGCCCGCGAAGCTTCGATCTACACCGGCATTACGCTGGGCGAGTATTACCGGCAAATGGGATTGAATGTGCTGTTGCTGGCAGACTCCACCTCGCGCTGGGCGCAGGCGATGCGGGAAACCTCGGGTCGGCTGGAGGAAATTCCCGGCGAAGAAGCCTTTCCGGCTTACCTGGATTCCTCGATCAAAAACATCTATGAGCGCGCTGGGGTCATCTCGAATGCCGATGGCAGCAGCGGAAGCCTGACCATGATAGGTACGGTTTCACCGGCGGGCGGCAACTTCGAGGAACCCGTTACCCAATCGACCTTGAACACCGTGAAAGCCTTCCTGGGCTTGAGCGCGGACCGCGCCTATAAACGCTTTTACCCCGCAGTCGATCCCTTGTTGTCATGGTCGCGCTACCTGGAGCAATTAAACCCTTGGTATCAACGCCATTTGGCGCCGGATTGGACGACTCACGCGCAACAGGTTCTGCAACTCCTTTCGCGTGGTAACAGCGTCCATGAAATGATTCAGGTTGCTGGTGAAGAAGGCGTGACAATGGAAGACTTTGTCATTTACCAGCAAGCCACATTTGTCGACATGGTTTATTTGCAGCAGGATGCGTTCGATCCTGTGGACGTGTCCGTACCACTTGAGCGGCAGAAAGAGACTTTTATGCTGATCGTCAAAATCATCGGTTCAAAACGTCAATTTAGCGACCAAAGCCATGTTCGAGACTTTTTTACGCAACTGACCGGCCTGTTTAAAAACCTGAACTATGCGGTTTGGCAGTCGACCGAGTACAAACAGTTATGGGGTAAAATCGAGGCCATGCTGTAA
- the cas5c gene encoding type I-C CRISPR-associated protein Cas5c, with the protein MAYGIKLHIWGDYACFTRPEMKVERVSYDVITPSAARGILEAIHWKPAIRWVIDKIHVLHPVRFESIRRNEVGSKISAAKIKTAIRNQSTQDLYLVADDSKERQQRASTVLRNVAYVIEAHFELTDLAGEEDNEGKHLDIFNRRARKGQCFQQPCMGVREFPAYFSLIEPEQPLPESGLAPEQLNRDLGWMLHDIDFDNGMMPRFFKAELKSGVITVPDFYSDEVKA; encoded by the coding sequence ATGGCTTACGGTATAAAGTTGCATATCTGGGGCGATTACGCATGTTTTACACGCCCGGAAATGAAGGTGGAGCGTGTGTCTTACGATGTCATCACGCCCTCAGCGGCTCGGGGCATACTTGAGGCAATTCACTGGAAACCGGCGATTCGCTGGGTTATCGACAAAATTCATGTTTTACACCCCGTGCGTTTCGAGTCGATACGGCGCAACGAAGTCGGTAGCAAAATTTCCGCGGCTAAAATCAAAACCGCCATCCGCAATCAAAGCACCCAGGATTTATATCTCGTCGCGGACGATTCCAAAGAGCGCCAGCAACGCGCATCAACCGTACTGCGCAATGTCGCTTATGTTATCGAAGCCCATTTTGAGTTAACCGATTTAGCCGGAGAAGAAGATAACGAAGGTAAGCACCTAGATATATTCAACCGCAGGGCGCGAAAAGGGCAATGCTTCCAACAGCCTTGCATGGGTGTTCGCGAGTTTCCGGCTTATTTTTCGCTGATAGAACCGGAACAGCCTTTGCCGGAATCAGGATTGGCGCCGGAACAACTTAACCGTGATTTAGGCTGGATGCTGCACGATATTGATTTCGACAACGGCATGATGCCGCGTTTTTTCAAAGCCGAACTTAAAAGCGGCGTAATCACAGTGCCAGACTTTTATAGCGACGAGGTGAAAGCATGA
- the cas3 gene encoding CRISPR-associated helicase Cas3': MPIQHSNQTIYYAHSGILEDLSDGQTLIDHLATVSEIAGQNAQWFGAEELAQYAGLLHDLGKYCPEFLKRLQGGKIRVDHATAGAKIANERWQQMGKLLAYCIAGHHAGLANGIDEGQQRSTLDERLKLKFGEDIPDLDPVWLQEINLPTHLTPPVLKLHKIWPGFQLAFFTRMIFSCLIDADRKDTNNYYRRLEGKGNAESNYPPLSTLRERFNAKLEAIQRTLASQSQPPKNINQLRQRILDHSRKQAELRPGLFSLTVPTGGGKTYTSMAFALDHAITHQLRRIIYVIPFTSIIEQNAKVFREAFGDDLASTITEHHSAFDDTKLPNNEARDTLKLAMESWDAPVIVTTAVQFFESLFADRPSQCRKLHNIAGSVIILDEAQTLPLKLLRPIMAAIDELALNYWCSVVLCTATQPALKKAEGFVNGFENVREISPDPLALFTELERVTIKNIGEQSDEQLLSHLQEKEQVLIIVNNRRHARSLYDSMKKLKLEGATHLTTLMCAKHRSQILEKVNEDLKLGKPCRVVSTSLIEAGVDVDFPCVLRAEAGLDSIAQAAGRCNREGKRERKDSEVLIFQSPDWHAPPELEQLAGNMREVMRNHSGNVLSPGALTSYFSAVYWSKGDELDKKKILQAHNNHCRQLSFPFQNIARDFRMIETMLKPVIIEFDDEAERLLHDLEFAENASGIARRLQVYLVQIPEHGFKELLKVGAIKPIKPEKFGDQFWRLTDRDLYDKEAGLSWDQATLVFMESEKTII; the protein is encoded by the coding sequence ATGCCAATACAACATTCCAATCAAACGATCTACTACGCCCACTCAGGCATTCTTGAAGATTTGTCCGATGGCCAAACCTTAATCGATCACCTGGCTACGGTAAGTGAAATTGCCGGGCAAAACGCGCAGTGGTTTGGGGCTGAAGAATTAGCCCAATATGCCGGCTTGCTTCATGATCTCGGCAAATATTGCCCTGAGTTTCTGAAGCGCCTACAAGGCGGAAAAATCAGGGTAGACCATGCCACTGCCGGGGCAAAGATAGCTAATGAGCGCTGGCAACAAATGGGAAAATTGCTTGCCTATTGCATCGCAGGACATCATGCCGGCTTAGCAAATGGCATTGATGAAGGACAGCAGCGTTCAACACTGGATGAGCGTTTGAAGCTTAAGTTCGGCGAAGATATTCCTGATCTTGATCCGGTATGGCTGCAGGAAATAAATCTGCCTACGCACTTAACGCCACCAGTCTTAAAACTCCACAAAATTTGGCCCGGTTTTCAATTGGCTTTTTTTACCCGCATGATTTTTTCATGCTTGATCGATGCTGACAGAAAAGACACCAACAACTATTACCGTCGATTGGAGGGCAAAGGAAATGCTGAATCAAACTATCCGCCGCTGTCTACTTTGCGAGAGCGGTTCAATGCCAAATTAGAAGCAATCCAGCGGACGCTGGCAAGCCAGAGCCAGCCGCCGAAAAACATTAATCAACTCCGGCAACGCATACTTGACCACAGTCGCAAACAAGCGGAATTGCGTCCCGGTCTGTTTTCACTCACCGTACCGACCGGAGGCGGAAAAACTTATACCTCAATGGCTTTTGCATTGGATCATGCCATTACCCATCAGTTGCGGCGGATCATTTATGTCATCCCGTTTACCAGCATCATTGAACAAAACGCCAAAGTCTTCCGCGAAGCGTTTGGTGACGATTTGGCCTCTACGATCACGGAACATCACAGCGCTTTTGACGATACCAAACTGCCGAATAACGAGGCTCGCGACACCTTGAAACTAGCAATGGAAAGCTGGGATGCGCCCGTGATTGTCACTACCGCCGTGCAGTTTTTTGAATCCCTGTTTGCCGACAGGCCTTCCCAATGCCGCAAGCTACACAATATTGCCGGTAGCGTGATTATTCTCGACGAAGCTCAAACCTTGCCGCTTAAATTGCTGAGGCCAATCATGGCGGCGATCGATGAACTGGCATTGAATTACTGGTGCAGCGTTGTTTTATGTACCGCGACGCAACCTGCGCTAAAAAAAGCGGAGGGCTTCGTCAATGGATTTGAAAATGTCCGTGAAATTTCGCCCGATCCGCTCGCCTTGTTTACCGAACTTGAACGGGTAACGATAAAAAACATCGGCGAGCAATCTGACGAGCAACTGCTGAGCCATTTACAGGAAAAAGAGCAGGTACTCATCATCGTCAACAATCGCCGTCATGCCCGTAGTTTGTATGACAGCATGAAGAAGTTGAAACTGGAGGGCGCGACTCATCTGACTACTTTGATGTGCGCCAAGCATCGCTCGCAGATTTTGGAAAAAGTGAATGAAGACTTGAAGCTTGGCAAGCCCTGCCGAGTAGTTTCAACATCATTGATAGAAGCGGGTGTGGATGTCGATTTTCCATGTGTACTTCGCGCCGAAGCAGGGTTGGACTCCATTGCTCAAGCCGCAGGACGTTGTAACCGTGAAGGCAAGCGCGAGCGTAAAGATAGTGAAGTCTTGATATTTCAAAGCCCCGATTGGCATGCGCCGCCTGAACTGGAGCAATTGGCCGGCAATATGCGCGAAGTTATGCGTAACCATAGCGGGAATGTGCTGTCGCCCGGTGCGTTAACGAGCTATTTCAGTGCTGTGTACTGGTCTAAAGGTGACGAGCTTGACAAGAAGAAAATTCTGCAAGCACATAACAATCACTGCCGGCAATTGAGTTTCCCTTTTCAGAATATCGCCCGTGACTTTCGGATGATAGAAACCATGCTCAAGCCAGTAATCATTGAATTTGACGACGAAGCGGAAAGACTATTGCATGATTTAGAGTTTGCTGAAAATGCAAGCGGCATCGCCCGCCGGTTGCAGGTTTATCTGGTTCAAATTCCCGAACATGGCTTTAAAGAACTGTTAAAAGTTGGGGCTATCAAACCCATAAAACCGGAGAAGTTCGGCGATCAGTTTTGGCGTTTAACAGATCGCGATCTCTATGATAAGGAGGCAGGGCTTAGTTGGGATCAGGCAACCTTAGTTTTCATGGAATCTGAGAAAACAATAATTTAA
- the cas8c gene encoding type I-C CRISPR-associated protein Cas8c/Csd1 — protein sequence MILSSLAQYYQRLSDTSDEITGQARVPSYGFSDEKISYALVLSRDGSLLDVQNHMDTSGKKPQPKLVSVPRPEKRTSGIKSNFLWDKTAYVLGIEGNKDKATAQQNPWIVAQKNFEAFKQLHLTALADVDDAGLQALKLFLQNWQPEHFNQAPCSTEMIDANLVFKLDGEAQFLHQSSAAKNLWAKMVAPDDDAVTACCLVTGKNAALARLHPSIKGVYGGQSSGGSIVSFNADAYTSYGKSQGENAPVSEMAAFAYTTALNYLLRRENNQCISIGDTSTVFWAVASDAQTAQQAESLFAFMLNMPVDDGNQITQIKPILDKIAKGRPLKEFAPNLDPETRFFVLGLAPNAARLSIRYWLDTTFGQLAGYIREHFQDLSLNPLPWREPPSVWRLLIQTATQGKSENIPPQLAGELMRAIITGHSYPRMLLAQLVQRIRSDGDINGIRVAMIKAVIQRDFRKGLIQEEVPMSLNLNSTHTAYRLGRLFAVIERIQEAALGRDLNSTVTDKYYGTASSVPFSVFPRLLAGSQKHLTSLRKDKPGYAVNLKKDLAEIIAGIENSFPRHLSVEEQGRFAIGYYHQKQSYFESSKKADAVVDESNESSNNQG from the coding sequence ATGATACTGAGTTCCCTAGCCCAATATTATCAACGCCTTTCGGATACATCCGATGAAATTACAGGACAGGCGCGTGTACCGTCTTATGGGTTTAGCGATGAAAAAATTAGTTATGCGTTGGTATTGTCGCGTGATGGTAGTTTGCTTGATGTACAAAATCACATGGATACCAGTGGCAAAAAGCCTCAGCCCAAGTTGGTTAGCGTGCCGCGCCCTGAAAAACGAACATCAGGCATTAAATCGAATTTTTTGTGGGATAAAACGGCTTATGTTCTTGGCATTGAAGGCAATAAAGACAAAGCAACCGCTCAACAAAATCCCTGGATAGTTGCTCAAAAAAATTTCGAAGCCTTCAAACAGTTGCATCTGACGGCACTTGCAGATGTTGACGATGCCGGATTACAAGCACTGAAATTATTTTTGCAAAATTGGCAACCGGAACATTTTAACCAAGCACCATGCTCAACTGAAATGATCGATGCCAATCTGGTTTTTAAGCTGGATGGCGAAGCTCAGTTTCTTCACCAAAGCTCTGCCGCCAAGAATTTATGGGCGAAAATGGTGGCACCAGATGACGATGCTGTTACCGCATGTTGTTTGGTAACGGGGAAAAACGCCGCCTTAGCTCGCTTACATCCATCAATAAAAGGCGTGTACGGTGGACAAAGCTCAGGTGGTTCGATTGTTTCCTTTAATGCCGATGCCTACACCTCCTACGGAAAATCGCAAGGCGAGAATGCGCCTGTTTCAGAAATGGCTGCATTTGCTTACACCACGGCCTTAAATTATCTGCTGAGGCGAGAGAATAACCAGTGCATTTCTATTGGCGATACCAGCACGGTTTTTTGGGCGGTTGCTAGTGATGCACAAACAGCGCAGCAAGCTGAGTCCTTGTTTGCGTTTATGCTGAACATGCCCGTAGACGATGGAAATCAAATAACACAAATAAAACCAATACTGGACAAAATAGCCAAAGGCCGACCATTAAAAGAGTTTGCGCCTAATCTTGATCCCGAAACTCGCTTTTTCGTGCTGGGCTTAGCGCCCAACGCCGCTCGGCTATCGATTCGTTATTGGCTAGATACCACCTTTGGACAATTAGCGGGATATATTAGAGAACACTTCCAGGATTTATCCTTAAATCCATTGCCTTGGCGCGAACCACCTTCCGTTTGGCGTCTACTGATCCAAACAGCGACGCAAGGCAAAAGTGAAAACATACCACCCCAATTAGCTGGCGAATTAATGCGCGCCATTATTACCGGGCATTCCTATCCGCGCATGTTGTTGGCACAACTGGTTCAAAGAATCCGCTCGGATGGTGATATTAACGGCATTCGAGTGGCGATGATAAAAGCCGTTATTCAACGCGATTTTCGTAAAGGATTAATACAGGAGGAAGTACCTATGAGTTTAAATTTAAACAGCACTCATACCGCCTACCGTTTGGGAAGGCTTTTTGCCGTCATAGAACGCATCCAGGAAGCCGCTTTAGGACGCGATTTGAATAGCACAGTCACCGATAAATATTACGGCACAGCGTCAAGTGTGCCTTTTTCTGTTTTCCCCCGCTTACTGGCTGGCAGTCAAAAGCATTTAACAAGCCTACGTAAAGACAAGCCCGGCTACGCAGTCAATCTGAAAAAAGATTTAGCTGAAATTATTGCTGGCATAGAAAACAGCTTTCCAAGGCATTTATCTGTCGAAGAACAAGGACGCTTTGCGATTGGCTATTACCACCAAAAGCAAAGCTATTTTGAAAGCAGCAAAAAAGCCGATGCCGTCGTGGACGAATCTAACGAATCATCAAACAATC
- a CDS encoding CRISPR-associated endonuclease Cas3'': MYIEVWLKQINQDDSVFSLMTQYIAHIRNDDKKIQTLDSHLQEASELSRLFAAKLGIADAGALIGLMHDFGKYSASFQTYMRTETGLLEPDADTPSNQKGKIDHSTAGAQWVWNALSKFARNGNHDEGMLCGQILALCIASHHGGLIDNLAVDGEDSFDKRIQSRLA, encoded by the coding sequence TTGTACATTGAGGTATGGCTAAAGCAAATCAACCAGGATGATTCAGTTTTCTCCCTTATGACGCAATACATAGCCCATATCCGAAACGACGATAAGAAAATCCAGACATTGGATAGTCACCTGCAAGAAGCATCGGAATTATCGAGACTGTTTGCTGCAAAGCTCGGTATTGCTGATGCGGGGGCGCTGATTGGCCTCATGCACGATTTCGGTAAATACAGTGCCTCATTTCAAACCTATATGCGCACCGAAACCGGTTTACTTGAACCGGATGCAGACACCCCAAGCAATCAAAAAGGAAAAATCGATCATTCGACTGCCGGAGCGCAATGGGTTTGGAACGCGCTTTCTAAATTCGCTAGAAACGGTAATCACGATGAGGGCATGTTATGCGGTCAGATTCTAGCCTTGTGCATAGCCTCTCATCACGGTGGCTTGATTGATAATTTGGCAGTGGATGGGGAAGATTCATTTGATAAACGCATTCAATCCAGACTTGCTTAA